The genomic region CCCATCACCATGTTGCCGACCAGCCCGCCGATCCCCTGGTAGAGGTGGTACGAGCCGCGCACCGCCGCGCTGGTCAGCAGCACCGCCACGGCCCCCCAGCCGCGCTGGTCGAGTCGGCGGATCAGGTAGCCGAGCACCACCACCTCCTCCAGCACCGCGTTCTGGCAGGCGGAGAGGATCAGGACCGGGATCCGCCACCAGACGTCGGGCAACCCGGAGGGCACCACGGTGAGGTTGAAGCCGGCCGCCCGCGAGCCGAAGTAGAGCGCCAGGCCGCTGCCGCCGATCACGGCGGCCACGGCCGCGCCGCGCCCGAGGTCGGCGAGCTTGCGTCGCAGGTCGAAGCCGAGCACCCGCAGTGAGGTGCCCTCGCGGATCAGCAGGTAGCCGACCAGCACCACGGGCATCAGGCCGCGGCAGATGTAGTAGAGCTGCCAGGCCAGGTCGATCCACGGGCGGCCGGGGGCCGCGGAAGTGTTGAGCGCGGCGGTCTGGTGGGAGAGCGCGACGTTCTGGGTGAGCGAGTCGGTGAAGCTGATCAGTGCGCCGATCCCGCTGGCGCCGAGCGAGAGGCCGAGCACGATGAGCAGCTCCGCGCCGAGCAGCCGGCGCCCGCGGTCACCGGGTGGCAGGGTGTTCGCGGGCTGTGCGGGAGGTGCCATCGTCATGGCGGATCATCTTGTCACACCGTGCTGAGCCTGCCCCTGAACGCAGCGCGCCCCACCGGCCGAAACGCAGCCCTCACCCCACCGGCCAGGTGTGCACCGGCTCCCCGGCCCGGGACAGCTCCATGTACCGGCGGGTCATGGTGGCCAGCGCGGTGGCCCGGTCCATCCCGTACCGCTCGCGCAGCTGGTGCACGGTGGCGGCCTGCCAGTTGGCGCCGTTGGTGCGGCGCAGGCAGCGCTGCTCGATGATGCCGAGGTAGCGGTCCCGGTCGGCGGGCTGCACGCCCCACTCGTCCAGCCCCTGGTGGGCCAGCGGCAGCAGCTCGCCGAGCACCAGGTCGACCACCGGCACCTCGGTCAGGGCGCCGCGGGCGCCGCGGCCCTGGCGCGGCCAGTGCACCGAGGCGTCGATGCCGTAGCGGGCGGCGGTGTGGAAGTTCTCGTCGGCCTTGGCGAACGGCAGCTTGTTCCAGATCGGCCTGGGCTGTTCGGCGAGCACCCGGACCAGTCCGTAGTAGAAGGCGGCGTTGGCCAGCGTGTCGACGACCGTCGGGCCGGCCGGCAGGCAACGGTTCTCCACCCGCAGGTGCGGGACGCCGTCGGCGACGTCGTAGACCGGGCGGTTCCAGCGGTAGACGGTGCCGTTGTGCAGTCGCATCTCGGCGAGCCGCGGTATGCCGCCGGAGGCGAGCACCTTGGCCGGGTCCTCGTCGTCGCAGATCGGCAGCAGGGCCGGGAAGTAGCGCAGGTTCTCGGCGAAGAGCTCCAGCGCGGAGTTCACCCAGCGCTCCCCGAACCAGGTGATGGGGCGCACGCCCTGGGCCTTGAGCTCGGCCGAACGGGTGTCACAGGCCTGTTGGAAGAGGACCGGGCGGGTCTCCCGCCACAGTTCGCGGCCGAACAGGAACGGCGAGTTGGCGCCCAGCGCCACCTGGACGGCGGCGATCGCCTGGGCGGCGTTCCAGACCGGGGCGAACCGGTCCGGGGTGACCTGCAGGTGCAGCTGCAGCGAGGTCGCGGCCGCCTCGGCCACCATGGTCACCGACTCCAGCTCCAGGCGCTCCACGCCCTCGATGTCCAGCGCGATGTCCTCGCCGCGGGCCGCCATGATCTGGTCGCTGAGCAGGCTGTAGCGGTTGTTGTGGGACATCGCGTCCAGCCCGGTGTGGGCCAGGTCCAGGGTCGGCAGCACACCCACCATGACGATCCGGGCGCCGGCCTCGGCGGCCCGCCGGTCGGCGTAGCGCAGCCCGATGTCCAGCTCCTCGCGCAGTTCCTCGAAGACGTGGCCGCTCAGCCGGTGTGGCGCGATGTTGACCTCGATGTTGAACTGGCCCAGTTCGGTCTGGAAGTCGGCGGAGGCGATCGCGGCGAGCACCTGCTCGTTGCGCAGCAGCGGCAGGCCCTGTTCGTCGGCGAGGTTGAGCTCGATCTCCAGGCCGAGCACCGCCCGCGGGCGGTCGAACCGCCCCTCCCGGAGCATCCGCTCCAGCGCCTCCTGGCAGGACTGCAGTTTGCGCCGGTACTGCTGCCGATCGGACAGATCGGCTCGGGTCGCGATGACCTTCTCCCCCATGGATACCCCCTCAGGCCGAGACACCGTGCCCTGCATCATGCCCACCCGGAAGATCGATACCCGACTCCGGGTAATGCCGTGCGGCACAAGGGATCTGACGATTTCTCACCTCCCTCCCGACTTGCCGTGCACGACAGAAGGTGATAAACAGGTCACCCTGCGCACTTGTTCGAGTAGACTCCGCGCTGCACTCATCGCTTGCCGCGGAGCCCCCTCGCGCGCCCAGCCCCGCGATCACGCCCAACCGGACCCGGCCCTTCGCGCCACGCCGGTATGCCGCCTTCGCACGCCGATCTCGCACGGAGAGGCGACCCGCCATGACCTTGCAGACACCTCAGCCCCCGCCCAGCGCCCTACGGGCCGTGCTGGCCGCCCTGACCTCGGAGGCCGCCCTGCGGCAGTCCGGCGCGGCGGCGCTACGCAGTACCACCGGCCCGCTGCTGCCGTCCCATCCGCTGGCAGTCCATCAGCTGCCGCCGGGTACCGCGACGGCGCGCGCGCTGGCCGCAGCGCCCCGGACGGGCTGGCGGTTCCTGGTCAAGCACGGCGGCGCGGTGCTGGCGGCCGCCGAGGTGGTGAAGTCCACCGAGGGCCACACCTTCGCGCACTTCGCCGCCGGCCCCTACCTGGACTCCACCGTGCAGGCGCTGGCCGAGGCCTGGCAGCTGGTCCAGCCGAGCCGCACCCTCTTCCAGGCCCGGCTGCTGTCGATGCCGGACCACTACGCCACCGCGCTGTGGCTGCACGCCACCGAGGCCGACCCCGAGGGCGACCTGCTGCTGCCGCTGGCGCCCGCCCCACTGGGCATCACCGCGCACCACGCCTATCCGGCCGACCAGCTGCTCGCCCTGCTCACCCGGCCGTCGGCCAGAGTGACGGCGTTCGCCTGAGAGAAGGCCTCCGCCCGAGCGGTGGCCTTCAGCCTCCAGTCTTCACCGGAGAACGACCGCCTCACCCCGATGGACTACCCCGCAGCCACCCGGCCAGGTCAGGGCCGGGTGGCCCTTTCGGTGCCCCAAAACCGCCGCCAACCATCTGAATGGGTGATCTCTGGGCCACAGTTGTGGCACATGTCACCGAAACCGCTGCGCGAGGGCCCACCGACGCCGACACTGGGACCCAGCGTGGAAGGACCACCTTCCTACCCACAGACGCGCGGGTTCACACCTGAGTGCCACTGCGGGGGGCGTGGATCGTTGAGTGAAGCGAGGTACAACGATGTGCCAGCACCGACCTGAGTGCCCGTCGGCCGAGTCCGCCGACCGTGAGGCGGCCGAGCCGGTCGCCCGCCACCCCGAGCAGGGCTGGAGCCTGCTCTGCAACGGGGTCCTGCTCTTCGAGGACACCGGCGAGCTGCTGCCGGACGGCCGGGTGATCGCGCCCCGCCGCTCCCTGGTGATCGCCGCCTGACCGCCGCCCTACCGGCGCGAACACGACGAGGTCCCCTGCGGCAGTGCCGCAGGGGACTTCGTCAATCCCGTCAGACCCCGTACTCGTCCAGCGGCGGGCAGGAGCAGACCAGGTGGCGGTCGCCGTAGGCGCCGTCGATCCGGCGCACCGGCGGCCAGTACTTGTCCGCCGGGTTGACGCCCGCGGGGAAGACCGCGTCGTGGCGCGAGTAGCCGTGCGCCCAGTCGCCGGCCAGCGTGGCGGCGGTGTGCGGGGCGTTGCGCAGCGGGTTGTCGTCCGCGGCCCACTCGCCCGAGCCGACCTTGTCGATCTCCGCACGGATCTCGATCATCGCGTCGCAGAAGCGGTCGATCTCGTGCAGGTCCTCGGACTCGGTGGGCTCGATCATCAGCGTGCCGGCCACCGGGAAGGACATGGTCGGGGCGTGGAAGCCGTAGTCGATCAGGCGCTTGGCGATGTCGTCCACGGTCACCCCCGTCTCCTTGGTGAGCGGGCGCAGGTCGATGATGCACTCGTGCGCGACCAGGCCACCGGGGCCGGTGTACAGCACCGGGAAGTGCGGGGCGAGGCGCTTGGCGATGTAGTTGGCGTTCAGCACCGCGACCTGGGTGGCGCGCTTGAGGCCCTCGCCGCCCATCAGCCGCACGTACGCCCAGGAGATCGGCAGGATCGCGGCCGAGCCCCACGGGGCGGCCGAGATCGGGCCGACGCCGGTGGCCGGGCCCGCCTCGCTCTGCAGCGGGTGGTTGGGCAGGTACGGCGCCAGGTGCGCGCGCACCGCGACCGGACCGACGCCCGGGCCGCCACCGCCGTGCGGGATGCAGAAGGTCTTGTGCAGGTTGAGGTGCGAGACGTCGGCGCCGAACTTGCCCGGCTTGGCCAGGCCGACCAGCGCGTTCAGGTTGGCGCCGTCCACGTACACCTGGCCGCCGGCCTCGTGCACCAGGCCGCAGATCTCGGTGATCTGGGTCTCGAACACGCCGTGGGTGGACGGGTAGGTGACCATCAGCACGGCGAGCTGCTCGCGGTGCTGCTCGATCTTCGCCTTGAGGTCCTCGACGTCCACGTCGCCGTCGGTCAGCGTCTTGACCACGACCACCCGCATGCCGGCCATCACCGCGGAGGCGGCGTTGGTGCCGTGCGCCGAGGCGGGGATCAGGCAGACGTCGCGCTGGACGTCGCCGTTGGCGTGGTGGTAGGCGCGCACCGCCAGCAGGCCGGCGAACTCGCCCTGCGAGCCGGCGTTCGGCTGGATCGAGACGGCGTCGTAGCCGGTGACCTCGACCAGCTGCTGCTCCAGCTGGCGGATCAGCGTCAGGTAGCCCTGGGCCTGCTCGATCGGGGCGAAGGGGTGCAGCTGGCCGAACTCCGGCCAGGTGACCGCCTCCATCTCGGTGGTGGCGTTGAGCTTCATGGTGCAGGAGCCGAGCGGGATCATGCCGCGGTCCAGCGCGTAGTCCCGGTCCGAGAGGCGGCGCAGGTAGCGCAGCATCGCGGTCTCCGAGCGGTGGCTGTGGAAGACCGGGTGGGTCAGGTACTCGTCCTCGCGCAGCAGCTCGGCGGGCAGCGTGTCGGCGGCCTCGGCCACCTCCGCGCCGGCCACCCCGAAGGCGGTCCAGACGGCGGCCAGGTGCTCGCGGGTGGTGGTCTCGTCGCAGGAGATCGAGACGGTGTCCGCGTCGACCTGGTACAGGTTGACGCCCTCGCCTCGGGCGGCGACCACGACCTCGGCGGCCCGGCCCGGGACCTTGGCGGTGACGGTGTCGAAGAAGGCCTGGTGGGCCAGCTCGACGCCGCCGGCCCGCAGGCCCTCGGCCAGCGCGGCGGCGTAGCGGTGGGTGCGGTGGGCGATGTCGGCCAGGCCGTCGGGGCCGTGGTAGACGGCGTACATCGAGGCCATCACGGCGAGCAGCACCTGGGCGGTGCAGATGTTGCTGGTGGCCTTCTCGCGGCGGATGTGCTGCTCGCGGGTCTGCAGCGCCAGCCGGTAGGCGCGGTGGCCGTCGGCGTCCACCGAGACGCCGACCAGGCGGCCGGGCAGCGAGCGGGCGTACTCGGCGCGCACCGAGAGGTAGCCGGCGTGCGGGCCGCCGAAGCCCATCGGCACGCCGAAGCGCTGCGAGGTGCCGCAGGCGATGTCGGCGCCGAGCGAGCCGGGCGACTTGAGCAGGGTGAGCGCCAGCAGGTCGGCGGCGACCGCGACGATCGCGCCCAGGCCGTGCGCCTGCTCGATCACGGCGGTCAGGTCGCGCACCGCGCCGGAGGCGCCCGGGTACTGCAGCAGCACGCCGAAGACGCCCTGCTCGACCACCTCGGCCGGGATGCCGGCGGAGAGGTCGGCGACGACCACCTCGACGCCGGTCGGCAGTGCGCGGGTCTTGATCACCGCGATGGTCTGCGGCAGCGTGTCGGCGTCGACCAGGAAGACACCGCCCTTGACCTTGGTGACCCGGCGGGCCAGGGCCATCGCCTCGGCGGCCGCGGTGCCCTCGTCCAGCAGCGAGGAGCCGGAGGTCGGCAGGCCGGTCAGGTCGGAGACCAGGGTCTGGAAGTTGAGCAGCGCCTCCAGCCGGCCCTGCGAGATCTCCGGCTGGTACGGGGTGTAGGCGGTGTACCAGGCCGGGTTCTCCATGACGTTGCGCAGGATCACCGGCGGGGTGAAGGTGCCGTAGTAGCCCAGCCCGATCATCGGGGTGAGCACCTGGTTGCGGCCGGCCAGCTCGCGCAGCTCGGCCAGGACCTGGGCCTCGCTGCGGCCGGCCGGCAGGTCCAGGCCGGTGATGCTGCGGATCGCCTCGGGGACGGCGGCGGTGGAGAGCTCCGCCAGTGAGCCGTAGCCCACCTGGGCGAGCATCTTCGCCTGGGCGGCGGCGTCGGGGCCGATGTGGCGCGACTCGAACGGGCTGGCCGCTTCGAGTTCGGCGAGGGTCGCGGAGCTGCGGGGACGACCGGCGGTCGGCTGGGCAGTCATGGTGGTCGAGGCCTCCTGGTCACGGACCGGCGGGGGCGCGCACGCCGTGAGCCTCGCCGCCGTGGGGAGCGGACGGACCTGCAGCGGACGAGCCGTCAGGCCTCCCCCTCTGTCATCGGGACCTGAGAGCTTCGCCCGCACGGGGCTGATGCCCCGCCGGCTTGCACCGTCGGTGAGGGTGGGGTCCACCGGCTCCCTCGCCGGAGGTCCTGCCCTGCTTTCCAGAGTGACCTATCCCACACGGTACGGATGCCTGAGAGATTCCGGGGAGGAGTT from Kitasatospora azatica KCTC 9699 harbors:
- a CDS encoding CPBP family intramembrane glutamic endopeptidase, translating into MAPPAQPANTLPPGDRGRRLLGAELLIVLGLSLGASGIGALISFTDSLTQNVALSHQTAALNTSAAPGRPWIDLAWQLYYICRGLMPVVLVGYLLIREGTSLRVLGFDLRRKLADLGRGAAVAAVIGGSGLALYFGSRAAGFNLTVVPSGLPDVWWRIPVLILSACQNAVLEEVVVLGYLIRRLDQRGWGAVAVLLTSAAVRGSYHLYQGIGGLVGNMVMGAVFVLLYRRWGRVMPLVAAHALIDTVAFVGYALLHGHVGWLN
- a CDS encoding glutamate-cysteine ligase family protein; this translates as MGEKVIATRADLSDRQQYRRKLQSCQEALERMLREGRFDRPRAVLGLEIELNLADEQGLPLLRNEQVLAAIASADFQTELGQFNIEVNIAPHRLSGHVFEELREELDIGLRYADRRAAEAGARIVMVGVLPTLDLAHTGLDAMSHNNRYSLLSDQIMAARGEDIALDIEGVERLELESVTMVAEAAATSLQLHLQVTPDRFAPVWNAAQAIAAVQVALGANSPFLFGRELWRETRPVLFQQACDTRSAELKAQGVRPITWFGERWVNSALELFAENLRYFPALLPICDDEDPAKVLASGGIPRLAEMRLHNGTVYRWNRPVYDVADGVPHLRVENRCLPAGPTVVDTLANAAFYYGLVRVLAEQPRPIWNKLPFAKADENFHTAARYGIDASVHWPRQGRGARGALTEVPVVDLVLGELLPLAHQGLDEWGVQPADRDRYLGIIEQRCLRRTNGANWQAATVHQLRERYGMDRATALATMTRRYMELSRAGEPVHTWPVG
- a CDS encoding DUF5999 family protein — encoded protein: MCQHRPECPSAESADREAAEPVARHPEQGWSLLCNGVLLFEDTGELLPDGRVIAPRRSLVIAA
- the gcvP gene encoding aminomethyl-transferring glycine dehydrogenase — encoded protein: MTAQPTAGRPRSSATLAELEAASPFESRHIGPDAAAQAKMLAQVGYGSLAELSTAAVPEAIRSITGLDLPAGRSEAQVLAELRELAGRNQVLTPMIGLGYYGTFTPPVILRNVMENPAWYTAYTPYQPEISQGRLEALLNFQTLVSDLTGLPTSGSSLLDEGTAAAEAMALARRVTKVKGGVFLVDADTLPQTIAVIKTRALPTGVEVVVADLSAGIPAEVVEQGVFGVLLQYPGASGAVRDLTAVIEQAHGLGAIVAVAADLLALTLLKSPGSLGADIACGTSQRFGVPMGFGGPHAGYLSVRAEYARSLPGRLVGVSVDADGHRAYRLALQTREQHIRREKATSNICTAQVLLAVMASMYAVYHGPDGLADIAHRTHRYAAALAEGLRAGGVELAHQAFFDTVTAKVPGRAAEVVVAARGEGVNLYQVDADTVSISCDETTTREHLAAVWTAFGVAGAEVAEAADTLPAELLREDEYLTHPVFHSHRSETAMLRYLRRLSDRDYALDRGMIPLGSCTMKLNATTEMEAVTWPEFGQLHPFAPIEQAQGYLTLIRQLEQQLVEVTGYDAVSIQPNAGSQGEFAGLLAVRAYHHANGDVQRDVCLIPASAHGTNAASAVMAGMRVVVVKTLTDGDVDVEDLKAKIEQHREQLAVLMVTYPSTHGVFETQITEICGLVHEAGGQVYVDGANLNALVGLAKPGKFGADVSHLNLHKTFCIPHGGGGPGVGPVAVRAHLAPYLPNHPLQSEAGPATGVGPISAAPWGSAAILPISWAYVRLMGGEGLKRATQVAVLNANYIAKRLAPHFPVLYTGPGGLVAHECIIDLRPLTKETGVTVDDIAKRLIDYGFHAPTMSFPVAGTLMIEPTESEDLHEIDRFCDAMIEIRAEIDKVGSGEWAADDNPLRNAPHTAATLAGDWAHGYSRHDAVFPAGVNPADKYWPPVRRIDGAYGDRHLVCSCPPLDEYGV